The following are from one region of the Methanomassiliicoccales archaeon LGM-DZ1 genome:
- a CDS encoding nitroreductase family protein produces the protein MEFLASDILEADPSKCVGCGRCVSVCIRNAIEIRGKKAVYTGDRCFACFHCFAVCPKGAISVKGSDYDPKPVRKEPAVDYGRFMDFLEQRRSIRWFDRNLTEDELRPALAAGALSPTAMNYEDVEFVVLENRLDDFMQMVYGILKPIRGNLPRIGEFCRWMEGDRPDPKRHPFLWEGRQLILTFAKVDANAFIAMARVELALCAEGLGGFYSLFMNMAAERDPERFAAFFPEVPRDKKLKCVFVCGHPRIRFARTVPPRSTAVHWS, from the coding sequence ATGGAGTTCCTTGCATCTGATATCCTGGAGGCCGACCCCTCGAAATGCGTCGGCTGCGGGAGATGCGTGTCTGTCTGCATCAGGAACGCAATAGAGATCCGCGGGAAGAAGGCCGTCTACACCGGCGACAGGTGCTTCGCCTGCTTCCACTGCTTCGCCGTCTGCCCGAAGGGAGCGATATCGGTGAAGGGCTCGGACTACGACCCGAAACCGGTCCGGAAGGAACCTGCCGTCGATTACGGGCGGTTCATGGACTTCCTGGAGCAGAGGAGGAGCATCCGCTGGTTCGACAGGAACCTGACCGAAGACGAACTGAGACCGGCGCTGGCGGCCGGGGCGCTGAGCCCGACCGCAATGAACTACGAGGATGTCGAGTTCGTGGTCCTGGAGAACAGGCTCGATGATTTCATGCAGATGGTGTACGGGATCCTGAAGCCGATCCGCGGGAATCTCCCCAGGATCGGGGAGTTCTGCCGCTGGATGGAAGGCGACCGTCCCGACCCGAAGCGCCACCCGTTCCTCTGGGAGGGGAGGCAGCTCATACTGACGTTCGCGAAGGTAGACGCAAATGCGTTCATCGCCATGGCCCGGGTGGAACTAGCCCTCTGCGCAGAAGGATTGGGAGGGTTCTACTCCCTGTTCATGAACATGGCCGCCGAAAGGGACCCGGAGAGGTTCGCCGCATTCTTCCCGGAGGTTCCGCGGGATAAGAAACTGAAGTGCGTCTTCGTCTGCGGGCACCCCAGGATCAGGTTCGCGAGGACCGTCCCGCCGCGGAGCACAGCGGTGCATTGGAGCTGA
- a CDS encoding HD domain-containing protein, which yields MDADWEAKAEAYITGVFAADSSGHDVWHSIRVYRTAMSICSEEKGADPVIVWAAALLHDVDDRKLGGDPAGQPKARYFLLKVHATEEETEAVLRAISEVPFKASGTVVPSSLEGKIVQDADRLDAIGAIGIARAFAYGGAHKRPMYDPFAKYSGDPTEEEYLRGSPDTISHFRQKLLKLKGMMNTEAGKRIAEHRHEVLESFLEEFADEWEGKFRT from the coding sequence ATGGATGCGGACTGGGAGGCCAAGGCGGAGGCGTACATAACAGGCGTGTTCGCGGCAGATTCATCGGGGCACGACGTCTGGCACAGCATCAGGGTGTACAGGACGGCGATGTCCATCTGCTCGGAGGAGAAAGGAGCCGACCCGGTCATCGTCTGGGCCGCCGCCCTGCTGCACGATGTCGACGACAGGAAGCTGGGAGGGGACCCTGCGGGCCAGCCGAAGGCCAGGTACTTCCTTTTGAAGGTGCATGCGACCGAGGAGGAGACGGAAGCGGTGCTCAGAGCGATTTCCGAGGTCCCGTTCAAGGCATCCGGAACCGTCGTCCCTTCTTCGTTGGAAGGCAAGATCGTCCAGGATGCGGACAGGCTCGATGCAATAGGGGCGATAGGGATAGCGAGGGCCTTCGCCTACGGAGGGGCCCACAAGAGGCCGATGTACGACCCATTCGCGAAGTACAGCGGGGATCCGACCGAGGAGGAGTACCTGAGAGGGTCTCCCGATACCATATCCCACTTCCGCCAAAAGCTGCTGAAGCTGAAGGGCATGATGAACACGGAGGCAGGGAAGAGGATTGCGGAGCACCGCCATGAGGTGCTGGAGAGTTTTCTTGAGGAGTTCGCCGACGAGTGGGAGGGGAAGTTCCGAACGTAA
- a CDS encoding AAA family ATPase, translating to MEAAIGIQNFSEVRDKGAYYVDKSELIGRILEKRSTKAFLFTRPRRFGKSLNLSMLDAYLNLKYKGNSWFDGLKVSELRPDDPMKNSFPVICVDMKGMYGYDYSMTVDCVSSQMAKVFWRHNELRDSEALSPEQRDVFRRLAGGKGSEGELESSLQTLSMLLEIHYGRKAVILIDEYDTPINSTCSLDDSKRILGFFRRFLSDALKGNDSLEFSVMTGIMQISKESIFSGLNNLRADSILSAGFDDMFGFTEPEVRKLCADFGRPERFAEAKEWYDGYRFGNADLYNPWSILMYVSEKFTPGKYWAGTSGNSIIADLVNNVDHDMFGDLKILESGGSISADIEMSVTFEGLRDPGGKDIYSVLAASGYLRAEMDGGHYRLTIPNREMQKVYCDAVIGALGRFRDVRKPVDGFCSAVLKGDVKAMEESLQNVLDALASIRILDSEHVYQMMVLMMLARLRGTCEVDSDHEAGDGYYDIRVLSLVPRSPSIIIEIKRCRTAKQAETAAKAAITQIRDRRYFSGLKGEAILYGVAFFGKKTKIAVERISCGR from the coding sequence ATGGAAGCGGCGATCGGCATCCAGAACTTCAGCGAGGTACGCGACAAGGGAGCGTACTACGTCGACAAATCGGAGCTCATCGGCAGGATCCTCGAAAAAAGGTCCACGAAGGCCTTCCTGTTCACAAGGCCCAGGCGCTTCGGGAAATCGCTAAACCTCAGCATGCTGGACGCCTACCTGAACCTGAAATACAAAGGGAATTCCTGGTTCGACGGGCTGAAGGTCTCCGAGCTCAGACCGGACGACCCGATGAAGAACTCCTTCCCGGTCATCTGCGTCGACATGAAGGGGATGTACGGATACGATTATTCCATGACCGTCGATTGCGTAAGCTCCCAGATGGCGAAAGTGTTCTGGAGGCATAATGAGTTGAGGGACTCCGAGGCCCTCAGTCCGGAACAGAGGGACGTCTTCCGGAGGCTGGCCGGCGGTAAGGGGAGCGAAGGCGAGCTCGAATCGTCTCTCCAGACGCTATCGATGCTGCTGGAGATTCATTATGGCAGGAAAGCGGTCATCCTCATCGACGAGTACGACACGCCCATCAACAGCACCTGCAGCCTGGACGATTCGAAGCGCATCCTGGGCTTCTTCCGCAGGTTCCTGTCGGACGCCCTCAAAGGGAACGACTCGCTGGAGTTTTCGGTCATGACCGGCATCATGCAGATATCGAAGGAGAGCATCTTCAGTGGGCTCAACAACCTCAGAGCAGACAGCATCCTGTCCGCCGGGTTCGACGACATGTTCGGGTTCACGGAGCCGGAGGTCCGGAAGCTATGCGCGGACTTCGGGCGGCCGGAGAGGTTCGCCGAGGCCAAGGAATGGTACGACGGCTACCGCTTCGGGAACGCAGACTTGTACAATCCGTGGAGCATCCTCATGTACGTCAGCGAGAAGTTCACGCCCGGGAAGTATTGGGCAGGAACCAGCGGCAACAGCATCATAGCGGATCTGGTGAACAACGTCGATCATGATATGTTCGGGGATCTCAAAATACTTGAATCGGGAGGTTCGATATCTGCGGATATCGAAATGTCCGTTACGTTCGAAGGTCTCCGCGACCCCGGCGGCAAGGACATCTACTCCGTTCTGGCCGCGTCGGGATACCTCCGCGCGGAGATGGACGGAGGCCATTACAGGCTCACCATCCCTAACAGGGAGATGCAGAAGGTCTACTGCGACGCCGTCATCGGGGCTCTTGGGAGGTTCAGGGACGTGAGGAAGCCGGTCGATGGCTTCTGCAGCGCTGTGCTGAAAGGAGACGTGAAGGCGATGGAAGAGTCTCTGCAGAATGTTCTGGACGCTCTTGCGAGCATTAGGATCCTCGATTCGGAGCACGTCTATCAAATGATGGTCCTCATGATGCTTGCTCGCCTCAGAGGCACCTGCGAGGTTGATTCCGACCATGAGGCAGGGGACGGCTACTACGATATCCGTGTCCTGAGCCTCGTCCCGAGGAGTCCGAGCATCATCATCGAGATCAAGCGCTGCAGAACCGCCAAGCAGGCCGAGACGGCGGCGAAGGCGGCGATAACTCAGATCCGCGACAGACGGTACTTCTCAGGTCTGAAGGGTGAGGCCATCCTTTACGGCGTTGCCTTCTTCGGGAAGAAGACGAAGATTGCCGTCGAGCGCATTTCCTGCGGTAGATGA
- a CDS encoding ATP-binding protein — protein sequence MEFIGRKEESSILEDEYGKRSSLVIIYGRRRVGKTALIDNFLRNKVNSLYFLATEESSPLNLERFSSSVSKLLGIPSAMFRDWESALDAATKGRKTVVAIDEFQYLAQADPALPSVFQHAWDTILSKRGVMLILCGSFIGMMEKYTLNYSSPLYGRRTASIKLGPLTFSDVCSVSKGIAYRSLVERYAVTGGVPRYMEIMNGTSLEEDVRRHIFSRNGILHEEPLFLLKDEVKDPVNYISILRTIAAGNRKVSDIAGRMEVPSNRLSPYLSTLTDMEILERAVPVTENNPERCRNGIYRIKDGLIGFWFAFVYPYMEYLDKGHADAAMENFRARFDESFASFAFENICREIAANELKGYRKTGSYWDRDTEIDVVAVDPDGRRIFAGECKFRREEKVTVKVLESLKAKCAKVRDFEGYSLEYGMFSVSGFDENLKAEAEKEGVRLFDLSGCPQ from the coding sequence ATGGAATTCATCGGAAGGAAAGAGGAATCGTCCATATTGGAGGACGAATATGGGAAGAGAAGCAGTCTCGTGATAATATATGGCCGTCGCAGGGTAGGCAAGACCGCTCTGATTGATAATTTTTTGAGGAATAAGGTTAATTCATTATATTTTCTGGCCACAGAAGAATCGTCGCCTTTGAATCTGGAAAGGTTCTCTTCATCTGTATCAAAGCTTCTGGGTATTCCGAGCGCCATGTTCCGGGATTGGGAGTCCGCTCTTGATGCGGCCACCAAAGGCAGGAAGACAGTCGTTGCTATTGATGAGTTCCAGTATCTGGCACAGGCCGATCCTGCTCTCCCTTCCGTATTCCAGCATGCATGGGATACAATCCTTTCCAAAAGGGGTGTCATGCTCATCCTGTGCGGTTCGTTCATAGGTATGATGGAGAAGTACACTCTGAACTACTCGAGCCCCCTGTACGGCAGGAGGACTGCATCCATCAAACTGGGCCCTCTGACGTTCTCGGACGTGTGCTCCGTCTCGAAGGGAATAGCGTACCGCAGTCTGGTGGAACGTTATGCCGTGACCGGAGGGGTTCCCCGCTATATGGAGATCATGAACGGAACTTCTCTGGAAGAGGATGTACGCCGTCATATCTTCAGCCGCAACGGCATTCTGCACGAGGAGCCTTTGTTCCTGCTCAAGGACGAGGTGAAGGACCCAGTAAACTACATCAGCATCCTCCGTACGATTGCTGCCGGTAACCGCAAAGTCTCTGACATCGCCGGCAGGATGGAGGTTCCCAGCAACCGCCTCAGCCCCTATCTCAGTACGCTGACGGATATGGAAATCTTGGAGCGTGCGGTTCCTGTAACGGAGAACAATCCCGAAAGATGCCGCAACGGGATCTATCGCATAAAGGATGGGCTGATCGGCTTCTGGTTTGCTTTTGTCTATCCATACATGGAGTATCTGGACAAGGGACATGCGGATGCGGCCATGGAGAACTTCCGCGCCCGTTTCGATGAGAGTTTCGCAAGTTTCGCTTTCGAGAACATATGCCGTGAAATCGCTGCGAATGAGCTGAAGGGATACCGGAAGACTGGTTCGTACTGGGACAGGGATACGGAGATCGATGTCGTGGCCGTGGATCCCGACGGAAGGAGGATATTCGCAGGCGAATGCAAGTTCCGCAGGGAGGAGAAGGTCACGGTGAAGGTGCTGGAATCCCTTAAGGCGAAATGTGCGAAAGTACGCGATTTCGAGGGATATTCTCTGGAGTACGGCATGTTCTCTGTATCGGGTTTCGATGAGAACCTCAAGGCAGAGGCTGAGAAGGAGGGCGTGAGGCTCTTCGACCTCTCGGGATGTCCGCAATGA
- a CDS encoding tetratricopeptide repeat protein produces MNRDLVEEALGAVGRGDGEAADRCFARIRAEGDPETEYAVALIGAEYRLLSDDQCAEWVRLAAEGGLADACHDMGDRCLGGYGVPASDVEAFRWYSEAGAKGDIDARAMTGIMMRRGKGCPRDPDKAFSILKEAAPHSTAEAMYQLGQMYERGEGTFKDYREAFRWYYEAAKLKHPRAQTAVGNMYHDGKGTDKDTARAERWLRSAAGKGDERAQFRLALMHLNGEIKPPNRALALELLRKGAAAGFIPAVREFERIQKERSQKKRGRETA; encoded by the coding sequence ATGAACAGGGACCTGGTCGAAGAGGCGCTGGGCGCCGTCGGAAGGGGCGACGGGGAGGCCGCCGACCGCTGCTTCGCCAGGATCCGCGCCGAGGGCGACCCGGAGACAGAGTACGCCGTCGCCCTCATCGGCGCCGAGTACAGGCTCCTGTCCGACGACCAGTGCGCGGAATGGGTCCGCCTGGCCGCCGAAGGCGGTCTGGCGGACGCCTGCCACGACATGGGCGACCGCTGCCTCGGAGGGTACGGCGTCCCGGCCTCCGATGTGGAGGCGTTCAGGTGGTATTCCGAGGCCGGTGCCAAAGGGGACATCGATGCGCGCGCCATGACCGGGATCATGATGCGCCGCGGGAAAGGCTGCCCCCGGGACCCCGATAAAGCGTTCTCCATCCTGAAGGAGGCCGCGCCCCATTCCACCGCGGAGGCGATGTACCAGCTGGGGCAGATGTACGAGCGCGGCGAAGGGACGTTCAAGGACTACCGCGAGGCGTTCAGATGGTACTACGAGGCTGCGAAGCTTAAGCACCCCCGGGCCCAGACGGCCGTCGGCAACATGTACCATGACGGGAAAGGGACCGACAAGGACACGGCGAGGGCCGAGCGCTGGCTCAGGTCGGCCGCCGGCAAGGGCGACGAACGCGCCCAGTTCAGGCTGGCCCTCATGCACCTGAACGGCGAGATCAAGCCTCCGAACAGGGCCCTGGCCCTGGAACTGCTCAGGAAGGGCGCGGCGGCGGGGTTCATCCCGGCCGTCAGGGAGTTCGAGAGGATCCAGAAGGAAAGGTCCCAGAAGAAGCGAGGGCGGGAAACCGCTTGA
- a CDS encoding tetratricopeptide repeat protein, whose amino-acid sequence MPSDPPGARSPRLKKGAELLASSDYSGALSEFMAAAADGDAVAQFAAAAVISDFPELGHTAEESFELMSDSAEQGYAEAQYHLGNYYSLGYGTAKDLSKAYVWYSRAAEQGHARAQNQMGIMLLDGSGPKRDDALAAEMIAKSAEQGYSGAQFNLAVLYENGEGVPQDHAKAFEWCSKAAAAGETRAMYNLAVMYHEGEGVPKDPQKAAEWYGKASDAGHPEAQYNLGLMLLYGNEIPADPQKALSLFEKAAKAGVQDAKDAMKLARERLSGSEQ is encoded by the coding sequence ATGCCCTCCGATCCTCCCGGGGCCCGCAGCCCCCGCCTGAAGAAGGGCGCCGAGCTGCTGGCGTCCTCCGATTACTCCGGTGCCCTCTCCGAGTTCATGGCCGCTGCCGCCGACGGCGATGCGGTCGCCCAGTTCGCGGCCGCCGCGGTGATCTCCGACTTCCCGGAACTGGGGCACACTGCGGAGGAATCGTTCGAGCTCATGAGCGACTCCGCAGAGCAGGGCTACGCCGAGGCTCAGTACCACCTCGGCAACTACTATTCCCTGGGATACGGCACCGCCAAGGACCTGTCCAAAGCTTACGTCTGGTACAGCAGGGCCGCGGAGCAGGGGCACGCCCGCGCCCAGAACCAGATGGGGATCATGCTGCTGGACGGCTCCGGCCCGAAGAGGGACGATGCCCTCGCGGCCGAGATGATCGCGAAGTCCGCAGAGCAGGGCTATTCCGGGGCCCAGTTCAACCTCGCCGTCCTCTACGAGAACGGGGAAGGCGTGCCTCAGGACCACGCGAAAGCGTTCGAATGGTGCTCCAAGGCCGCCGCGGCGGGTGAGACCCGCGCGATGTACAACCTCGCCGTCATGTACCATGAGGGCGAGGGCGTCCCCAAGGACCCGCAGAAGGCCGCCGAATGGTACGGGAAAGCGTCCGACGCCGGCCACCCCGAGGCGCAGTACAACCTCGGCCTCATGCTGCTCTACGGCAACGAGATCCCCGCAGACCCGCAGAAGGCGCTGTCGCTGTTCGAGAAGGCCGCCAAGGCCGGAGTGCAGGACGCGAAGGACGCCATGAAGCTGGCCAGGGAAAGGCTCTCCGGCTCCGAGCAGTGA
- a CDS encoding tetratricopeptide repeat protein — MTETEGPLAEGKEAFMQRDFGKAFSLFSEGAEAGDAECQFRVGNMLYFGIGCPKDRKKAFMWFRKGAENGSADAMCELGLMYCSDKEVQHSPERGMYWTCRAIEAGSKVAVYNLGSMYEHGVGCDRDYAKAAALYHNAMREGVVEAEYAIAHLYHEGAGVEKDREKAFAYCKAAADRGLANAQFDTAELFLTGDGCERDLKTAREYFMKAFAAGRTDAAPIIARIDREMNGSGKGE, encoded by the coding sequence ATGACTGAGACAGAGGGCCCCCTGGCAGAGGGCAAAGAGGCCTTCATGCAGAGGGACTTCGGGAAGGCGTTCTCGCTCTTCTCCGAGGGAGCGGAGGCCGGCGACGCAGAGTGCCAGTTCCGCGTCGGGAACATGCTGTACTTCGGGATCGGATGCCCGAAGGACAGGAAGAAGGCGTTCATGTGGTTCCGCAAAGGCGCGGAGAACGGCAGCGCGGACGCCATGTGCGAGCTGGGGCTGATGTACTGCTCCGACAAGGAGGTACAGCACTCCCCCGAGAGGGGGATGTACTGGACCTGCAGGGCGATCGAGGCCGGGAGCAAGGTCGCCGTCTACAACCTCGGGTCCATGTACGAGCACGGGGTCGGATGCGACCGCGATTATGCGAAGGCGGCGGCGCTGTACCACAACGCCATGCGCGAAGGGGTCGTGGAGGCGGAATACGCCATCGCGCACCTCTACCATGAGGGCGCAGGCGTGGAGAAGGACAGGGAGAAAGCGTTCGCCTACTGCAAGGCGGCCGCCGACCGCGGCCTCGCCAACGCCCAGTTCGACACCGCCGAGCTCTTCCTGACCGGAGACGGGTGCGAGAGGGACCTGAAGACCGCGCGGGAATACTTCATGAAGGCGTTCGCCGCCGGGCGCACCGACGCCGCCCCCATCATAGCCAGGATAGATAGGGAGATGAACGGGTCCGGGAAGGGAGAATGA
- a CDS encoding FprA family A-type flavoprotein: MIRKISDSVTLVSEDDLSGHPFESQYPVPDGMAYNTYIVKGEKTALLDAPDESVADRWAEELLEALGGRTVDYYVVHHMEPDHSSSMKRVLSMFPGARIVASAKALRMMNQFLNADMSAVTDTVKEGDVLDLGGGTQLKFIEAPNVHWPEVIMSYLPAERTLFSVDAWGRFGPGSADYEWMAGARRYYFNIVGKFGAAVLKVLDKASGLDIARICPLHGCPLEEGIGKYVSIYRGWASYEPEDDGIAVICASFYGNTKRAAEHAAETARKMGRPATFVDLMEQDASYAIEAAFRHPAMIVAATTYEGGLNPRMKIFLEELVSKKYGSRRVGIIENGSFGPRSGKIMREILSEAEGISAAENNVTISSAPTEENMAQIESLTKSLLE; encoded by the coding sequence ATGATCAGGAAGATCTCCGATTCCGTCACGCTAGTCTCCGAGGACGACCTCAGCGGGCACCCTTTCGAGTCCCAGTACCCCGTCCCCGACGGCATGGCGTACAACACCTACATCGTGAAAGGGGAGAAGACCGCCCTCCTCGACGCCCCCGACGAGTCCGTGGCGGACAGGTGGGCGGAGGAGCTCCTCGAAGCGCTCGGCGGGCGGACCGTGGACTACTACGTCGTCCACCACATGGAGCCCGACCACTCCTCGAGCATGAAGAGGGTGCTCTCCATGTTCCCCGGGGCGAGGATCGTCGCCTCGGCCAAGGCCCTGAGGATGATGAACCAGTTCCTGAACGCCGACATGTCCGCGGTGACGGACACCGTGAAGGAGGGCGACGTCCTCGACCTGGGCGGGGGGACGCAGCTGAAGTTCATCGAGGCCCCCAACGTCCACTGGCCCGAGGTGATCATGTCGTACCTTCCGGCCGAGAGGACGCTGTTCTCGGTGGACGCCTGGGGCCGTTTCGGCCCCGGCTCAGCAGATTACGAGTGGATGGCAGGGGCCCGCCGGTACTACTTCAACATCGTCGGGAAGTTCGGCGCCGCCGTGCTGAAGGTCCTGGACAAGGCCTCCGGGCTGGACATAGCCAGGATCTGCCCCCTGCACGGATGCCCCCTGGAGGAGGGCATCGGGAAGTACGTCTCCATCTACAGGGGATGGGCGTCGTACGAGCCCGAGGATGACGGCATCGCCGTCATCTGCGCCTCCTTCTACGGCAACACGAAGAGGGCCGCCGAGCATGCGGCGGAAACTGCAAGGAAGATGGGCAGGCCCGCCACCTTCGTCGACCTCATGGAGCAGGACGCCTCGTACGCGATCGAAGCGGCCTTCAGGCACCCGGCGATGATCGTCGCCGCCACCACCTACGAGGGCGGGCTCAACCCCCGCATGAAGATCTTCCTGGAGGAGCTGGTCTCCAAGAAGTACGGCTCCCGCCGGGTCGGCATCATCGAGAACGGTTCCTTCGGCCCCCGCTCCGGGAAGATCATGAGGGAGATCCTGTCCGAGGCCGAAGGCATCTCCGCAGCCGAGAATAATGTTACCATCTCCTCAGCGCCTACCGAGGAGAACATGGCGCAGATCGAGAGCCTGACGAAATCCCTCCTTGAATGA
- a CDS encoding tetratricopeptide repeat protein: protein MAYDIDSYLKDGDLQAGIECFKKEDWKGAFEYYLESAAAGNPEAMVRLGGLYYYGRGTEADTKKALIWYRKAAEAGSPAAMNETGMLYHLGNGVQQSDRKAFEWLKAAAGAGYPQAFYNLGTLYERGQGVDTDYAQAVALYEQAADRGVVQAEYCLAHMYHNGYGCAKDLAKAAELCRAAADAGHPDACYDTGVLYLEGDGVQRSYATALQYFEKARSLGVKDAEPRIAFVKGEMAKGIR, encoded by the coding sequence ATGGCATACGACATCGATTCATACCTGAAGGACGGAGACCTCCAGGCAGGCATTGAGTGCTTCAAGAAAGAGGACTGGAAGGGCGCGTTCGAGTACTACCTCGAAAGCGCCGCTGCGGGCAACCCGGAGGCGATGGTGCGCCTCGGCGGCCTCTACTACTACGGCCGCGGGACCGAGGCGGACACCAAGAAGGCGCTGATCTGGTACCGCAAGGCCGCCGAGGCGGGGTCCCCCGCAGCGATGAACGAGACCGGGATGCTGTACCATCTCGGGAACGGGGTCCAGCAGTCGGACAGGAAGGCCTTCGAATGGCTGAAGGCCGCCGCCGGCGCCGGCTACCCCCAGGCCTTCTACAACCTCGGGACCCTCTACGAGAGGGGGCAGGGCGTGGACACCGACTACGCGCAGGCGGTGGCGCTCTACGAGCAGGCCGCCGACCGCGGCGTGGTCCAGGCGGAATACTGCCTCGCGCACATGTACCACAACGGGTACGGGTGCGCGAAGGACCTCGCGAAGGCCGCGGAGCTGTGCCGGGCCGCCGCAGATGCCGGCCACCCTGACGCCTGCTACGACACCGGCGTGCTGTACCTCGAGGGGGACGGCGTGCAGAGGTCGTATGCAACCGCGCTGCAGTATTTCGAGAAGGCGCGGTCGCTCGGGGTGAAGGACGCCGAGCCCAGGATCGCCTTCGTGAAAGGAGAGATGGCCAAGGGGATCCGCTGA
- a CDS encoding histidine phosphatase family protein, with product MEERPALVSRDGRYHTDLLSVPLYGRRFGRVLPFSEGLSAVRDGASAYHIGYDGEPAYSARFLDAYSFFEGLAAVRDGSGWFHIRKDGSPAYRMRFRWCGSFREGMCAVRKEGGRYAFLDQGFNVSGDFLWAGDYSEGYAPVISADGKAFHVRKDGEPLYSERFLECGDFHEGMAPVRDGRGWFRIDASGKEIDRERYGSIVCKGCGEWRAVRGKEALLLAGGRVHHLLDLPGRTSPTYSGDPWWFSDISGMRWDSCVLVMRHSARDRFSRADFQIHSPSLNAQGESLARAAGRAVRKALEYHGCRLEVFSSPVQRCMQTAGFISDECGGPGPVPSEVLGEPGTPFVSDETAVEQTWKDYPVSEITFCDLAGAGTPGLFPPEKNAELLLKALRPKLEEGGLLTVCVTHDLYLMRVIGYLAGRYPDDTWADFCEGFMLIRRGKEELFVWKGKEYPLPDRFPRKEIDTAPLWRRKELPSEASGSYDLGEGMRFEGGWILDASGRRIGGPYAWAGKAENGMVPFRREDGSCGHIGDNGMQPYRFRFDDADPFSGTAAPVWKDGLGCTFISDAGELLLDDWHIECRPYSEGYAAARDADGWHHIDAYGRPLYSERYDEAGEFRNGEALCRDAGGDLWLADSEGRRTRL from the coding sequence ATGGAAGAGCGGCCGGCGCTGGTTTCCCGTGACGGGAGGTACCACACGGACCTGCTGAGCGTGCCGCTCTACGGCAGGAGGTTCGGCAGGGTCCTGCCGTTCTCGGAGGGGCTGTCGGCCGTCAGGGACGGGGCCTCCGCGTACCACATCGGATACGATGGGGAGCCCGCCTACAGTGCCAGATTCCTCGATGCATACTCCTTCTTCGAGGGTCTGGCCGCCGTCAGGGATGGTTCGGGCTGGTTCCATATCCGGAAGGACGGCTCGCCCGCGTATCGGATGAGGTTCCGCTGGTGCGGGAGCTTCAGGGAGGGGATGTGCGCCGTCCGGAAGGAGGGCGGGAGGTACGCGTTCCTCGATCAGGGATTCAATGTCTCAGGGGATTTTCTTTGGGCGGGGGATTACTCGGAAGGTTATGCTCCGGTAATCTCCGCGGACGGGAAGGCGTTCCACGTCCGGAAGGACGGGGAGCCCCTCTACTCAGAGAGGTTCCTGGAGTGCGGGGATTTCCATGAGGGGATGGCTCCGGTCAGGGACGGCAGGGGATGGTTCAGGATCGACGCCTCCGGGAAGGAGATCGACCGGGAGCGTTACGGCAGCATCGTCTGCAAGGGCTGCGGGGAATGGAGGGCGGTCCGCGGGAAGGAGGCGCTGCTGCTGGCAGGCGGGAGAGTACATCATCTTCTTGACCTGCCCGGGAGAACCTCCCCGACGTACAGCGGCGATCCCTGGTGGTTCTCCGACATCTCCGGGATGCGCTGGGACTCCTGCGTGCTGGTCATGAGGCACTCGGCCAGGGACCGTTTCTCCCGCGCCGACTTCCAGATCCACTCCCCGTCCCTGAACGCGCAGGGGGAGTCGCTGGCGCGCGCCGCCGGCAGGGCCGTGAGGAAGGCGCTGGAGTATCACGGCTGCCGCCTCGAGGTGTTCTCCAGCCCGGTGCAGAGGTGCATGCAGACGGCAGGGTTCATCTCGGACGAATGCGGCGGCCCGGGCCCGGTGCCGTCGGAGGTCCTCGGGGAGCCCGGGACGCCGTTCGTGTCCGATGAGACCGCCGTCGAGCAGACATGGAAGGATTACCCCGTGTCCGAGATCACCTTCTGCGACCTCGCGGGCGCAGGCACGCCCGGGCTGTTCCCTCCTGAGAAGAACGCCGAGCTCCTGCTGAAGGCGCTGAGGCCGAAGCTGGAGGAGGGCGGGCTGCTGACCGTGTGCGTGACCCACGACCTGTACCTGATGAGGGTCATCGGCTACCTCGCGGGGAGGTACCCGGACGACACCTGGGCGGATTTCTGCGAGGGGTTCATGCTCATCAGGCGCGGGAAGGAGGAGCTCTTCGTTTGGAAGGGGAAGGAATACCCGCTGCCGGACAGGTTCCCGCGGAAGGAGATCGACACGGCGCCGCTGTGGAGAAGGAAAGAGCTCCCTTCCGAAGCATCTGGATCGTATGATCTCGGAGAAGGCATGAGGTTCGAGGGCGGATGGATCCTCGATGCCTCCGGGAGGAGGATCGGCGGGCCGTACGCCTGGGCCGGGAAGGCGGAGAACGGCATGGTGCCGTTCCGGCGGGAGGACGGCAGCTGCGGGCACATCGGGGACAATGGGATGCAGCCGTACCGGTTCAGGTTCGATGATGCCGATCCCTTCTCGGGGACGGCGGCGCCGGTATGGAAGGACGGCCTCGGGTGCACGTTCATCTCCGACGCGGGAGAACTGCTGCTGGATGACTGGCACATCGAATGCAGGCCTTACTCTGAGGGATATGCGGCCGCCAGGGATGCGGACGGGTGGCACCACATCGAT